The following coding sequences lie in one Synechococcus sp. PCC 7336 genomic window:
- a CDS encoding metal ABC transporter substrate-binding protein, producing MNRFAVVVSFAVNLAFFTIGVAASSATPQVITTVAPITNIVSNIGGDRIEAIGIVPEGVNSHTFEPRPSDVELLSEADLIIANGLFLEEPILNLARASKPDETKIVLLGDETISRDEWVFDFSFPESGGKPNPHLWVNPLYAMAYAELVATALQELDPSGRDYYARNLNLYLAQLEALDRVTREVVASIPVENRKLLTYHDSWAYWGREYGIEILGAIQPSDLSEPSAREVAEIVDRVRETGVPAIFGSEVFPSRIAAQIARETGVKLDNTSDDDLPGEGNANAVLNDNPEHTYVGMMAENLRIFAKNLGGDTSAIERLDVRNPIEAVLVEVLQEQ from the coding sequence ATGAACCGATTTGCAGTCGTTGTATCCTTTGCCGTCAATCTAGCGTTTTTCACCATCGGCGTTGCAGCCAGCTCGGCAACCCCTCAGGTCATCACGACCGTTGCTCCCATCACCAATATTGTCAGCAACATTGGAGGCGATCGCATCGAGGCGATCGGCATCGTTCCAGAAGGCGTCAATTCACATACCTTCGAGCCTCGCCCCTCCGACGTAGAACTGTTATCTGAGGCAGATCTGATTATTGCCAACGGCTTGTTTCTAGAGGAGCCGATTCTCAATCTGGCTAGGGCCTCCAAACCAGATGAGACAAAGATTGTCTTGCTGGGAGATGAAACCATCAGCCGAGACGAATGGGTGTTCGATTTCAGTTTCCCCGAGTCGGGGGGAAAGCCCAATCCGCATTTATGGGTAAACCCTCTATATGCCATGGCATACGCGGAATTAGTGGCAACAGCCTTACAAGAGCTCGATCCCTCCGGTCGGGACTATTATGCGCGCAACCTCAACCTCTATTTAGCCCAACTCGAAGCCCTAGATCGAGTGACCCGGGAGGTGGTGGCCTCTATTCCAGTTGAAAACCGGAAGTTGCTCACCTATCACGACTCTTGGGCTTACTGGGGTCGCGAATATGGCATTGAGATTTTGGGTGCAATTCAGCCGTCAGACTTGAGCGAACCTTCGGCTCGCGAAGTGGCTGAAATTGTCGATCGCGTGCGCGAAACCGGGGTTCCAGCCATTTTTGGCTCCGAGGTTTTTCCGAGTAGAATCGCCGCACAAATTGCCCGAGAAACGGGGGTAAAACTCGATAACACGAGCGATGACGACCTGCCGGGGGAAGGCAATGCCAATGCCGTACTGAATGACAATCCCGAGCATACCTATGTGGGCATGATGGCTGAAAACTTACGCATATTTGCTAAGAATTTGGGCGGCGATACCTCTGCGATCGAGCGATTGGATGTACGCAATCCGATCGAAGCAGTTCTGGTGGAGGTATTGCAAGAGCAATGA
- a CDS encoding IS4 family transposase yields MQDWVSQEINPIHFADLRHAKRLGQIVTDLSEQPTASVPQASGNASVAQGTYRFWANPKVSTSSILDSHRDGVVRRALTGKTVLAIQDTTDFDFTTHPQTEGLGFINQSHQQGIKVHSCFAVSGEGEPLGLLSQFIWNRKQRRGKKEKRSVTPIEQKESYRWIATLAAVERELAGQEQVVHIGDREADIFELFAHPRADNRELLIRARHNRKLSHELGKFIPTLEQAPVLGAMSLQVQRNPKRAARIAQLQVRAMAVTLEVPSHHLKAASLEPVRLNAIFVEETVPPDDGAQPIRWFLLTSLPVESFEQVCQCIRWYSYRWLIERFHFTLKSGCGIEQLQLQSYERLLKALATYNVVAWRLMWLTYRARLTPQASCELVLQPAEWRLLRRKFVPKSRSQKPPTLQQAMLWIARLGGFLARKGDGNPGLKTLWRGLTKLHHLLEGAQLASQS; encoded by the coding sequence ATGCAAGATTGGGTCAGCCAAGAAATCAACCCGATCCACTTCGCCGATTTGCGACATGCAAAGCGGTTGGGGCAGATCGTCACAGACTTGAGTGAGCAGCCCACAGCGAGCGTGCCTCAGGCGAGTGGGAATGCCTCAGTGGCCCAAGGAACCTATCGATTTTGGGCCAACCCGAAGGTGAGCACGAGCAGCATTCTGGACAGTCATCGTGATGGAGTGGTCAGGCGGGCCCTCACGGGCAAGACGGTGCTGGCCATTCAAGACACAACGGATTTCGACTTCACCACTCACCCCCAGACCGAAGGGCTGGGCTTCATCAATCAAAGCCATCAACAGGGAATCAAAGTCCACAGTTGTTTTGCGGTGAGCGGCGAGGGAGAACCCTTAGGTCTGTTGAGTCAATTCATCTGGAATCGCAAACAGCGGCGCGGGAAGAAAGAAAAACGCTCAGTGACTCCCATCGAGCAAAAGGAAAGCTATCGCTGGATAGCAACTCTCGCAGCCGTAGAGCGAGAGCTCGCGGGCCAAGAGCAAGTGGTTCATATTGGCGATCGAGAAGCAGACATCTTCGAACTGTTTGCCCATCCCCGTGCGGACAACAGGGAGTTACTCATCCGCGCAAGGCACAATCGCAAACTTAGCCACGAGCTGGGCAAGTTCATCCCCACCCTCGAACAAGCCCCAGTCTTGGGAGCGATGAGCCTGCAAGTGCAGCGTAATCCCAAGCGAGCGGCCCGCATTGCCCAGTTGCAGGTGCGGGCGATGGCGGTGACGCTGGAGGTGCCATCGCATCACCTCAAAGCCGCGAGCTTAGAGCCCGTGCGCCTCAATGCCATCTTCGTGGAAGAAACCGTCCCCCCTGATGATGGCGCTCAGCCGATTCGCTGGTTTCTGCTGACCAGCTTGCCAGTTGAGAGCTTCGAGCAGGTCTGTCAGTGCATCCGCTGGTATAGCTACCGCTGGCTGATTGAGCGGTTTCACTTCACCCTCAAAAGTGGCTGTGGCATCGAACAGCTCCAACTGCAAAGCTATGAGCGCTTGCTCAAGGCTCTGGCAACCTACAACGTTGTAGCTTGGCGATTGATGTGGCTGACCTACCGCGCTCGACTCACCCCGCAAGCCTCCTGTGAGCTCGTTTTACAGCCTGCTGAATGGCGGCTGTTACGACGCAAGTTTGTGCCGAAAAGTCGCTCTCAAAAGCCACCCACTCTGCAACAGGCAATGCTGTGGATTGCTCGATTGGGAGGCTTCTTGGCTCGCAAGGGCGATGGCAACCCTGGATTGAAGACGCTTTGGCGAGGGCTGACCAAACTCCACCATTTGCTTGAAGGGGCTCAACTGGCTTCTCAAAGCTAG
- a CDS encoding Txe/YoeB family addiction module toxin produces the protein MAKQKPKPKQIQFVRIVPRFDRQFVEDVEWWAKSDRRVVGRILALVENIMLSPFEGIGKPEPLKYIGADVWSRRIAREHRLVYRVAEWEIVFLKARHHYA, from the coding sequence ATGGCGAAGCAGAAGCCAAAGCCTAAACAGATCCAGTTCGTGCGGATCGTGCCCCGATTCGATCGGCAGTTTGTGGAAGACGTGGAATGGTGGGCCAAGTCCGATCGAAGAGTGGTGGGTCGGATTTTGGCTTTGGTGGAAAATATCATGCTGTCGCCGTTTGAGGGGATCGGTAAGCCCGAGCCGTTGAAATATATTGGCGCTGATGTTTGGTCCCGCCGCATCGCGCGCGAGCATCGGCTGGTGTATCGCGTCGCAGAGTGGGAGATTGTCTTTCTCAAGGCCCGACATCACTATGCTTAA
- a CDS encoding type II toxin-antitoxin system Phd/YefM family antitoxin — MLSTSEMSYSAVRQTLADVLERATQDLTVTIVQRQGHEPAAIISWAELQSMLESLRALTPPANAQRLLAALARSREGEFADFDLEGLRTLANGEAEAKA, encoded by the coding sequence ATGCTTTCGACTTCTGAAATGAGTTACTCTGCCGTGCGCCAAACTCTGGCGGACGTGCTCGAACGGGCGACGCAGGATTTGACGGTCACGATCGTGCAGCGCCAGGGACACGAACCGGCTGCCATTATTTCTTGGGCTGAGTTGCAATCGATGCTGGAGAGTCTGCGCGCTCTGACTCCTCCTGCTAATGCGCAACGGTTGTTGGCTGCCTTGGCTCGCTCTCGAGAGGGCGAGTTCGCTGACTTCGATCTAGAGGGTCTCAGGACTCTGGCAAATGGCGAAGCAGAAGCCAAAGCCTAA
- a CDS encoding ABC transporter ATP-binding protein: MSHPVSISQPASPPPIRLEDVSKVYGAGNTEVRALSHVNLEIQQGEYCAIMGPSGSGKSTAMNVIGCLDTPTAGKYYFDGADVAKLGDPDLALIRNRKIGFVFQQFHLLQQLTALDNVMLPMIYAGVSPTERAERATEALTKVGLADRLHNKPTQLSGGQQQRVAIARAIVNQPLLLLADEPTGALDSHTTLEVMGIFEELNRDGITVVMVTHEADVARMSRRVIWFKDGEVLDAALEPQDVARMMAIGVGLG; this comes from the coding sequence ATGTCTCACCCCGTCTCAATCTCTCAACCCGCCTCTCCACCGCCCATCCGACTCGAAGACGTTTCCAAGGTTTATGGTGCCGGCAATACAGAGGTGCGGGCACTATCGCACGTCAACTTAGAGATCCAGCAAGGGGAGTACTGCGCCATTATGGGGCCGTCGGGGTCTGGAAAGTCTACGGCGATGAATGTGATTGGCTGTTTGGATACGCCGACAGCGGGCAAGTATTACTTCGATGGGGCGGATGTGGCGAAGCTGGGCGATCCAGATTTAGCCCTGATTCGCAATCGCAAGATTGGATTTGTGTTTCAGCAGTTTCACTTGCTGCAGCAACTGACGGCGCTCGACAATGTGATGTTACCGATGATTTATGCGGGAGTTTCGCCAACGGAGCGGGCGGAACGGGCGACTGAGGCGCTGACGAAGGTGGGGTTGGCCGATCGCCTGCACAACAAACCCACGCAATTATCGGGGGGACAGCAGCAGCGGGTGGCGATCGCGCGAGCAATTGTGAATCAGCCGCTGTTGTTATTGGCGGACGAGCCGACGGGGGCGTTGGATAGCCACACGACGCTAGAGGTGATGGGGATTTTTGAAGAGCTGAATCGGGACGGCATTACGGTGGTGATGGTGACCCACGAGGCAGATGTGGCCCGCATGTCGCGGCGGGTGATTTGGTTTAAGGATGGCGAGGTGCTCGACGCTGCACTGGAGCCTCAGGATGTGGCTCGCATGATGGCGATCGGGGTGGGGTTAGGATAG
- a CDS encoding ABC transporter permease, protein MNLAESFSMSIATLTANKLRSTLTMLGIVIGNASVIALVGLGEGAQNYVQSEIEGLGPNILFALPGNTESQRAGFNQPKTLVLADAVAIAEQVPSVVAVAPEYNTRGVVSVGNRSSNTTIVGTTDGFPLVRNFDVARGRFVSELDLQRNRPVAVLGSELADRMFDDRNPLGTRLRINNVSFEVIGVLAGKGSSVGLNYDEVALVPITTMSSRLVGQTSPFGIELTYVSASIADEESMRAAEFQIANLLRLRHKIVNEDDFVIRSQKTLLAFTDTVTGALTLLLAAIAGISLFVGGIGIMNIMLVSVKERTQEIGLRKAIGASQQDILVQFTIESVLLAVIGGGIGVTIGVSGLVAIGIFAPFNPGISLVAIAGAVGVSSGIGLIFGVIPARQAAKLDPIVALRTA, encoded by the coding sequence ATGAATCTCGCTGAAAGTTTCTCGATGTCGATCGCAACGCTGACGGCAAACAAGCTGCGCAGCACGCTGACCATGTTGGGGATTGTGATCGGCAATGCCTCGGTGATTGCGCTGGTGGGTTTGGGAGAAGGGGCGCAAAACTACGTCCAAAGCGAAATTGAAGGGTTAGGTCCCAATATCTTATTTGCGCTGCCGGGAAATACCGAATCGCAGCGGGCGGGCTTTAACCAACCCAAAACCCTCGTGCTAGCCGATGCTGTTGCGATCGCCGAACAGGTGCCCTCCGTCGTTGCCGTCGCCCCCGAATACAACACGCGCGGCGTCGTGTCGGTGGGCAATCGCAGTTCTAACACCACCATTGTCGGCACTACTGATGGGTTCCCGCTGGTGCGCAATTTCGACGTGGCTCGGGGGCGATTTGTCTCCGAGCTCGACCTACAACGCAACCGCCCAGTGGCGGTATTGGGCTCTGAATTAGCCGATCGCATGTTTGACGATCGCAATCCGTTGGGCACTCGCCTGCGCATCAACAATGTCAGCTTTGAAGTGATTGGCGTATTGGCAGGAAAAGGCTCTAGTGTTGGCCTCAACTACGATGAAGTGGCCTTGGTGCCGATTACGACGATGTCTAGTCGCTTAGTCGGACAGACTTCTCCTTTTGGCATCGAGCTGACCTATGTTTCGGCCTCGATTGCAGATGAAGAGAGCATGAGGGCGGCAGAGTTTCAAATCGCCAATCTATTGAGGCTGCGCCACAAGATTGTCAATGAAGATGATTTCGTCATCCGCAGCCAGAAAACCCTGCTGGCATTTACAGATACGGTCACGGGGGCACTGACATTGCTATTGGCGGCGATCGCCGGTATCTCGCTGTTTGTGGGGGGGATTGGCATTATGAATATCATGCTGGTGTCGGTGAAGGAGCGGACGCAGGAGATTGGCTTGCGCAAGGCGATTGGGGCGTCGCAGCAGGATATTTTGGTGCAATTTACGATTGAGTCCGTGCTGCTGGCGGTGATTGGCGGCGGCATCGGGGTGACGATTGGGGTCTCTGGCCTCGTGGCCATTGGTATTTTTGCCCCCTTCAATCCCGGTATTTCGCTGGTGGCGATCGCCGGTGCTGTTGGGGTATCCAGCGGCATCGGCCTGATCTTTGGCGTCATCCCCGCCCGTCAAGCTGCCAAGCTCGATCCCATTGTCGCGCTGCGAACGGCGTAG
- a CDS encoding efflux RND transporter periplasmic adaptor subunit has product MTKAIDLPSSSPFKIPRTWSIGFAAVAAVGAIYLGSTLWRQRSAGWDVNALTVPVEEQPIAIRITASGAIQPISSVNLSPKNAGLIAELLVEQGDVVEAGQPIARMDAEDINADVARALAQVDRAAAELDEARAGNRPEEIAQARARVAQAEALEIEAEARLALALDRLERNRSLAAEGAISRDEMDGVENEVNVTQATLALQQANLQETRDALSLSQRGSRDEDIAAAEAELAEAQAQLQSARVRQADTVVRAPFTGTITQKFATVGAFVTPTTSASDAASATSTAIVALADGLEVLAEVPEVDIGQIRLGQTVEILADAYPDEVFEGQVKLIAPEAVVEQNVTSFQVRVDLVTGLDKLLSGMNVDATFIGDEVPNGLVVPTVAIVTIDGKTGVLVPEDDNKPRFQPITIGSSVGNETQILSGIEAGDRVFIDLPPDVNLENLNFGRDRDS; this is encoded by the coding sequence ATGACTAAAGCTATCGATTTGCCATCTTCCTCTCCCTTCAAGATCCCCCGAACTTGGTCGATTGGCTTTGCTGCTGTGGCGGCGGTGGGAGCGATTTACTTGGGCTCGACGCTGTGGCGGCAACGGAGCGCGGGCTGGGATGTCAATGCCCTGACGGTGCCGGTGGAAGAACAGCCCATTGCCATTCGCATTACCGCCAGTGGCGCCATCCAACCCATCAGCAGTGTTAACTTGAGCCCCAAAAATGCAGGACTGATTGCCGAGCTGCTGGTGGAGCAGGGGGATGTGGTTGAGGCGGGGCAACCGATCGCCCGCATGGATGCCGAAGATATCAATGCCGACGTGGCTCGCGCTCTGGCTCAGGTGGATCGGGCCGCAGCCGAGTTAGACGAGGCCAGAGCGGGTAACCGTCCTGAAGAAATTGCCCAGGCTCGCGCCCGCGTCGCTCAAGCCGAAGCCCTCGAAATTGAGGCCGAGGCCCGGTTGGCACTGGCTCTAGATCGCCTAGAACGCAATCGATCGCTGGCAGCGGAGGGAGCGATCTCTCGGGACGAAATGGATGGGGTTGAGAATGAAGTCAATGTGACCCAAGCCACCTTGGCGTTGCAGCAAGCCAACCTGCAGGAGACTCGCGATGCCCTGAGCTTAAGTCAGCGGGGCAGTCGCGACGAAGACATTGCGGCAGCCGAGGCGGAGCTAGCTGAGGCACAAGCCCAGTTGCAATCGGCTCGGGTGCGTCAGGCAGATACGGTAGTGCGGGCTCCCTTTACCGGTACAATTACGCAGAAATTCGCCACGGTGGGTGCATTTGTGACGCCGACCACCTCGGCGTCCGATGCAGCATCGGCCACCTCGACGGCGATCGTGGCGCTGGCCGACGGATTGGAGGTGCTGGCGGAAGTTCCCGAAGTCGATATCGGCCAAATTCGGCTGGGTCAAACGGTGGAGATTTTAGCCGATGCCTATCCCGACGAGGTGTTTGAGGGGCAGGTCAAGCTGATTGCTCCAGAAGCGGTGGTGGAGCAAAATGTCACGTCATTTCAGGTGCGAGTCGATTTGGTCACTGGCCTGGATAAGCTGCTGTCGGGCATGAATGTGGATGCCACGTTTATTGGCGACGAGGTCCCGAATGGGTTGGTGGTGCCGACGGTGGCGATCGTGACGATTGATGGCAAGACAGGAGTATTGGTGCCGGAGGATGACAACAAGCCTCGCTTCCAACCGATTACGATTGGGTCTTCGGTGGGCAACGAAACGCAGATCTTGAGTGGCATTGAAGCGGGCGATCGCGTCTTTATCGATCTGCCCCCCGATGTCAATTTGGAAAACCTCAACTTCGGTCGCGATCGCGACAGCTAA
- a CDS encoding P-II family nitrogen regulator, translated as MKKISAVIRPFRLEAVKNALVEIGVAGMTISEVRGFGRQRGMTTGQESQTGQPTEFLQKLRVEIVVADEKFDKALQMAIEAARTGAIGDGKIFISSVEQAIRIRTGESGPEVL; from the coding sequence TTGAAAAAAATTTCGGCGGTGATTCGTCCGTTTCGTCTAGAAGCTGTCAAAAATGCGCTGGTGGAGATCGGTGTCGCCGGTATGACGATTAGTGAAGTGCGCGGGTTCGGTCGCCAGCGAGGCATGACGACCGGGCAAGAGAGCCAGACGGGACAACCCACAGAGTTTTTGCAAAAGTTGCGGGTCGAGATTGTAGTGGCGGACGAAAAGTTCGATAAGGCATTGCAGATGGCGATCGAAGCAGCCCGCACGGGGGCAATCGGGGACGGCAAGATTTTTATTTCCTCTGTGGAGCAAGCGATTCGCATTCGTACGGGGGAATCGGGGCCCGAAGTGCTCTAG
- the codA gene encoding cytosine deaminase — protein sequence MPPFDLILRRARLQDHSVPQDIAIAAGTFAAIAPRLDATAREEIDCSDRLAIPPFVESHIHLDSADTAGEPRWNESGTLFEGIEIWRDRKQKLSIEDVEQRAIATLKTQAAQGVLHVRSHADVSESSLIALKGLLAVREEVKDWMNLQVVAFPQDGLYGSPQQLELMEEALKLGADAIGGIPHYELTREDGVRSLQQIFDWAEQYDKLIDIHCDEIDDDQSRFLEVMVAQTLRRDLGSRVTASHTTAFHSYNNGYAQKLLGSIRRTQLNCVANPLINITLQGRTDTYPKRRGVTRVKELWQQGNNVSLGHDCIRDPWYSLGTGNMLNVAHMAVHICQMTGREQVKACLDMVTHNGAKTLNLDDRYGIALGRPASLVVLDASDEFEAIRTQAAALYTLSHGRILACTPAARPKLFLPEPSPRL from the coding sequence GTGCCCCCATTCGACCTCATTCTGCGCCGCGCCCGATTGCAAGACCATTCAGTTCCTCAAGACATCGCGATCGCCGCCGGAACCTTTGCCGCCATCGCCCCCCGCCTCGACGCCACCGCCCGCGAAGAAATTGATTGCAGCGATCGCCTCGCTATCCCCCCCTTTGTGGAATCCCACATTCACCTCGACTCGGCAGACACCGCAGGCGAACCCCGCTGGAACGAAAGTGGCACCCTGTTTGAAGGCATTGAAATCTGGCGCGATCGCAAGCAAAAACTGTCGATCGAAGATGTCGAGCAAAGGGCGATCGCCACCCTCAAAACCCAAGCCGCCCAAGGCGTCTTACACGTCCGTTCCCATGCTGATGTGAGCGAATCGAGCTTGATCGCCCTCAAGGGGCTATTGGCCGTGCGGGAGGAAGTCAAAGATTGGATGAACCTGCAGGTGGTGGCCTTTCCGCAAGATGGCCTCTATGGCAGCCCGCAACAGCTCGAGCTGATGGAAGAGGCCTTGAAATTAGGCGCAGATGCGATCGGCGGCATCCCCCACTACGAACTCACCCGCGAAGACGGAGTGCGATCGCTCCAGCAGATCTTCGATTGGGCAGAACAATACGACAAACTCATCGATATCCATTGCGACGAAATTGATGACGACCAATCCCGCTTTCTAGAAGTGATGGTGGCTCAAACCCTGCGCCGCGATCTGGGCAGCCGCGTCACCGCCAGTCACACCACCGCCTTCCATTCCTATAACAACGGTTACGCCCAAAAACTGCTCGGCTCGATCCGCCGCACCCAACTCAACTGTGTGGCCAACCCCCTGATCAACATCACCCTGCAGGGGCGCACCGATACCTACCCCAAACGGCGGGGAGTCACGCGAGTCAAAGAACTCTGGCAGCAGGGAAATAATGTCTCATTGGGGCATGATTGTATCCGCGATCCTTGGTACAGCCTGGGCACTGGCAATATGCTGAACGTAGCCCACATGGCCGTTCATATCTGTCAGATGACTGGTCGAGAACAAGTCAAAGCTTGTTTGGATATGGTGACCCATAACGGAGCCAAGACCCTAAATCTTGACGATCGCTACGGAATCGCCCTGGGTCGTCCGGCTAGTCTGGTGGTGTTGGATGCGTCAGACGAGTTCGAGGCCATTCGCACTCAAGCTGCAGCCCTCTACACCCTCAGCCACGGGCGTATCCTGGCCTGCACCCCTGCCGCTCGACCGAAGTTATTCCTGCCCGAGCCCTCACCCAGACTCTAG
- a CDS encoding phospholipase D-like domain-containing protein → MTGVMVGWQWRRYVGLGLGLALLAAVGYWVTPSRTPESEIFEPIPPLPLPPDFRIAFNQARSHIYTDPYRGIQRYGDDLEAFLVEEIARARHSIAIAVQELNLPGVALALAERQRAGVEVRLILENTYTRTWQALTPAEVAGLDDRDRDKYREYWQLVDLDRDGALEPEEIAQRDALAIVQQAGVPWIDDRADGSQGSGLMHHKFLLVDGRTLVTGSANFTLSGIHGDFDRPESRGNANHLLAIESAELAAVFLAEFDLMWGDGPGGATDSLFGVRKPERSLQRVRVGAVEIRVHFSPGGTATDYADTSGGEIVRALSEATESVDLALFVFSDRDIAAPLLRHQQQRGIDIRGVFDRSFAYRDFSQTLALWNIRTEANCSLELAPASANGIGVPQLPQGDKLHHKFAIVDAALPGASVILGSHNWSRAANRINDETLLIISSAEIAAHFSREFDRLFSVAQLGPPQFLLANAAQPVRCLTPQQSRVVNLNTATPEQLEALPGIGPTLAQRIVRARPIRSRSDLEAIEGIGPAKLADLRGRVVW, encoded by the coding sequence GTGACGGGGGTGATGGTGGGTTGGCAGTGGCGGCGATATGTGGGACTGGGGCTGGGGTTGGCCCTCTTGGCTGCTGTGGGATATTGGGTGACCCCTTCGCGGACTCCTGAATCCGAGATATTCGAACCGATTCCGCCCCTGCCGTTACCCCCCGATTTTCGCATTGCTTTTAATCAGGCCCGCTCTCATATTTATACCGATCCCTATCGAGGCATTCAGCGCTATGGAGACGATTTGGAGGCGTTTTTAGTCGAGGAGATTGCTCGCGCCCGCCACTCCATCGCCATTGCCGTTCAGGAGCTCAACTTACCGGGTGTTGCGCTGGCACTGGCCGAGCGGCAGCGAGCAGGTGTGGAGGTGCGACTGATTTTGGAGAATACCTATACCCGCACGTGGCAGGCTTTAACGCCTGCAGAGGTTGCTGGGTTAGACGATCGCGATCGCGATAAATATCGCGAGTACTGGCAGTTGGTGGATCTCGATCGCGATGGAGCACTGGAGCCAGAGGAGATAGCGCAGCGGGATGCACTGGCGATCGTGCAGCAGGCAGGGGTGCCCTGGATTGACGATCGCGCGGATGGGTCGCAGGGCAGCGGGTTGATGCATCACAAATTTTTGCTGGTGGATGGCCGCACGCTGGTGACGGGCTCGGCCAACTTTACCCTGAGCGGCATTCACGGAGATTTCGATCGCCCCGAGAGTCGCGGCAATGCCAATCATTTGCTGGCGATCGAGAGTGCTGAATTGGCGGCGGTGTTTTTAGCAGAGTTCGATTTGATGTGGGGGGATGGCCCGGGGGGAGCGACGGATAGTTTGTTTGGCGTTCGCAAGCCGGAGCGATCGCTGCAGCGGGTGCGAGTGGGGGCTGTGGAGATTAGGGTTCACTTTTCGCCGGGAGGGACAGCAACTGACTATGCGGATACCAGCGGCGGAGAGATTGTGCGGGCACTGTCTGAAGCAACAGAGTCGGTAGATTTAGCTTTGTTTGTGTTTAGCGATCGCGACATTGCCGCGCCGCTTTTGCGCCACCAACAGCAGCGAGGGATCGACATTCGAGGGGTATTCGATCGCAGCTTCGCCTATCGAGACTTCAGCCAAACCCTTGCCCTCTGGAATATTCGGACGGAGGCCAACTGCTCGTTGGAGCTAGCTCCGGCTTCTGCCAATGGAATTGGAGTTCCCCAACTGCCGCAAGGGGATAAATTGCATCACAAGTTTGCGATCGTCGATGCCGCTTTACCGGGGGCTAGCGTAATTTTAGGCTCCCACAACTGGAGTCGAGCTGCCAATCGCATTAATGACGAGACTTTACTTATCATCTCCTCTGCCGAAATCGCGGCTCACTTCTCGCGCGAGTTCGATCGCCTGTTTAGCGTCGCCCAGCTCGGTCCCCCTCAATTTTTATTGGCGAATGCTGCGCAGCCCGTCCGCTGTCTGACTCCACAACAGAGTCGCGTTGTCAATCTCAATACGGCTACTCCCGAGCAGTTGGAGGCTTTACCCGGCATTGGTCCGACATTAGCCCAGCGGATTGTTCGCGCTCGCCCGATTCGGTCTCGGTCGGATCTAGAGGCGATCGAGGGGATTGGGCCTGCAAAGTTGGCGGATTTGCGGGGACGGGTGGTGTGGTAA
- a CDS encoding sodium-dependent bicarbonate transport family permease, with protein sequence MDFLSDFLTLFLAKLQSPTLGFLIGGLLLASLGSRLAIPDAVYKFIVFMLLLKVGLSGGIEIRNANLVEMLLPAVFAVVMGILIVFIGRYTLAKLPKVKTVDAIATAGLFGAVSGSTLAAALTLLETEGVEYEAWAAALYPFMDIPALVTAIVLASIYVSKQRDTADEALSKQKYLSKQGGTGGTAVEYRSKQGGTAGKRVKIWPIVKESLQGSALSALLLGIALGLLTQPESVYESFFNPLFRGLLSILMLVMGMEAWARLGELRKVGQWYALYAVVAPLLNGLIAFGLGMIAHVITGFSPGGVVILATIAASSSDISGPPTLRAGIPSANPSAYIGSSTAVGTPVALAVGIPLYIGLAQTLMGS encoded by the coding sequence GTGGATTTTTTGTCCGATTTCTTGACGCTCTTCCTGGCGAAGTTGCAGTCCCCGACACTCGGCTTTCTGATTGGTGGTCTGCTCCTTGCCTCCCTCGGTAGCCGACTGGCAATTCCAGATGCGGTCTATAAGTTCATCGTCTTCATGCTGCTCCTAAAAGTCGGCCTGAGCGGCGGCATTGAGATCCGCAATGCCAATCTGGTGGAGATGCTGTTGCCCGCGGTGTTCGCCGTGGTAATGGGGATCCTTATCGTGTTCATCGGGCGCTACACATTGGCCAAGCTGCCGAAAGTCAAAACCGTGGATGCCATTGCGACCGCAGGCTTGTTCGGTGCCGTGAGTGGCTCTACCCTCGCCGCCGCCCTGACGCTACTGGAAACGGAAGGCGTCGAATACGAGGCCTGGGCCGCCGCACTCTATCCCTTCATGGACATCCCAGCACTCGTGACTGCGATCGTCTTGGCCAGCATTTATGTCAGCAAGCAGCGCGATACCGCAGACGAGGCTCTCAGCAAGCAGAAGTATCTCAGCAAGCAGGGCGGTACCGGCGGTACCGCAGTCGAGTATCGCAGCAAGCAGGGCGGTACCGCAGGCAAGCGGGTCAAGATATGGCCCATCGTGAAGGAAAGCCTCCAGGGCTCTGCCCTGTCGGCACTGCTGCTCGGCATCGCTCTAGGTCTGCTAACCCAGCCGGAAAGTGTCTATGAGAGCTTCTTCAATCCCCTCTTCCGCGGCCTGCTTTCGATACTGATGCTGGTAATGGGTATGGAGGCTTGGGCAAGGCTCGGCGAGCTGCGCAAGGTGGGCCAGTGGTACGCTCTATATGCCGTGGTGGCGCCGCTGCTGAATGGGCTCATAGCCTTCGGTCTCGGCATGATTGCCCACGTCATCACGGGATTCAGCCCTGGCGGCGTCGTGATTCTGGCCACCATCGCCGCCTCCAGTTCAGACATCTCAGGGCCGCCCACTTTACGAGCCGGTATCCCGTCGGCCAATCCCTCCGCCTACATCGGCTCGTCCACAGCCGTCGGCACACCGGTTGCGCTTGCTGTGGGAATACCGCTCTACATCGGGCTCGCCCAGACGCTGATGGGCAGCTGA